Part of the Halobacteriovorax vibrionivorans genome, ATGTTAGATGGACAATCTAGGTAACGAGAAAATTCCATTGTGTATGATGCTTTACCTTGAGACATAGATCTTAGGTCATTTGAGTAACCAAACATTTCTGAAAGTGGTACCTCAGCATTGATGATAACTTCTCCACCTGGATCAGTTTCTGAACCTTGGATCATCCCTCTTCTTGAAGAAAGGTCACCAATTACAGAACCTTGGAATTCATCTGGAGTTGTAACTTCAACTTTCATAACTGGCTCTAGAAGAACTGGTTGTGCTTTGTTGATAGCTTGTCTCATCGCTTGTCTAGAAGCAATACGGAAGGCCATATCAGAAGAGTCAACGTCGTGTGACTTACCGTCTCTTAGGAAGATTTCACAGTTAATAACTGGGAATGCAGCAAGAGGACCTTTGTCCATAACGTCTTGGAAACCTTTTTCACAGGCACCAATAAATTCGTTAGGAATTGATCCACCTTTAATTTCGTTATTGAACTTAAATACTTGATCTTCTTTATCCTTATCTTCTTCAGCAAGTGGCTTAAGTAGACCAACAACTTGACCGAATTGACCAGAACCACCAGTTTGCTTCTTGTGAGTGTAATCAAAAGCTGCTTCAGTTCTGATTGTTTCACGGTAGTTAACCTGTGGAGCACCAACTTCAACGTTAGCACCGAACTCACGCTTAAGTCTCTCTACGTAGATCTCAAGGTGTAGCTCACCCATACCAGCGATACGTGTTTCACCTGATTCTTCATCAGTGTATACGTGGAAAGTCGGGTCTTCTTTAAGGAATTTAGCAAGACCTTTAGACATTTTAGCTTGCTCGTTCTTATCCTTACAAGAAATCGATAGCTCGATAACTGGGATTGGAACGTGAATACCTTCTAGTGATAGGTTCATATTATCGTCGTTACCAACGAAAGTATCCCCTGATGCACAGTCGATACCAACGATAGCGATGATGTCACCAGCGTGAGCTGAATCGATATTCTCTCTATCGTTAGAGTTCATACGAACCATACGTCCGATACGAACTTTCTTACCTGTTCTTGTATTGTAAACAGTATCACCTTTATTTAGTGTACCTCTATAGATTCTTGTATAAGTCAGCTGACCGAATTGCTCATCAGTGATCTTGAATGCCATCGCAAGTAGATCTTGTTCTGGATCTGGAGTGATCGTAACAGTTTCTTCAGTTTCTGAATCAACAGCTGTTGGAAGAGCACAAGTAAGTGGTGAAGGAAGGTATCTAGCAACTGCTTCAAGAAGTGCTTGTACACCTTTGTTCTTGAAAGCTGACCCCATGTAAACTGGAGTAAGTTGAAGAGATTGAACACCTTTTTTGATACATAGGTGAAGTTGTTCTTCAGTTGGCTCATTACCTTCTAGGTATGCTTCCATTACGTCATCATCAAATTCAGCAACAGCGTCAACCATTTCAGATCTAAGCTCTTCTACTTTATCCACTAGATCAGCTGGACAGTCTTCGATTCTAACTTTTTCACCGTTATCACCGTCGTAGTACCATGCTTTTCTTGTAATTAGGTCTACAGCACCAACGAATTCGTCTTCTGCACCGATTGGACATTGCATAAGTACAGCATTGTGGTTTAGTTTTTCTTTAAGAGCATCTCTACCATTGAATGCATTCGCTCCCATACGGTCCATCTTGTTTAAGAAAGCCATTCTAGGAACGTTATATCTTTTCATCTGTCTATCAACTGTAATTGACTGTGACTGAACACCAGAAACAGAACAAAGAACAAGGATAGCACCATCAAGAACACGTAGTGATCTTTCAACCTCAACTGTGAAGTCAACGTGACCCGGAGTATCAATGATATTTACACGAGTATCTTTATCGATACCATCAGCAAATGTCGTACCTTTACCTTCGATACCTTTCCAGTGAACTGTCGTTGCAGCAGATGTAATTGTAATACCTTTTTCCTTCTCAAGTTCCATGTGGTCCATAGTTGCACCAGCACCACCACCACGAACATCTTCGATTTTGTGGATCATGTCACAATAGAAAAGGATACGCTCTGTAAGAGTTGTCTTACCAGAGTCGATGTGAGCCGAGATACCAATGTTTCTCGTTTTCGCCATCAATTTGTTGTTAACCATTCTTAACTCCGTTTTGAGGTTGTTAATATTTTAAAAGAGTCCAAATAAATATGGATGTCCAAATTTACAGATACCTTAAATACAAAATAATCAGTGTTGCATATTAGAGAAAAAAGCCATTCAAGTCAACGAGTTATAAGGCTTTTTTACGGCCAAAACAAAGAATATTTAAGTATTTATTTTTGATAAAAGCGGTTGACAAAAAATGACGTAGTTCTTAAAAAAATTTTCACACTAAAATTAAGGAATAAACGTATGTCTTCACAGTTAAGCAAACAAGATCTGTACGAATCAGTAAAAACACTAGTTGAAAGCGATGCACAATTAGTACACTTGGCCCAACATAAATTATATACCCTCTTTAGTGTGGCGTTCCAATATATGCTATTTAGATCGACAAAAGAGGCCGGAGCTTACATCATTCGAGTTCAGGATGCGAAGTTAGCACAAAAGCTTGCTCGTAAGTCAAAAGATGAATCAACGCGTAAATTCTTACAGCAATTACAGATTCCAAGAAAGATCAAATATGGAAAGTCTACTTTCTATTTAGACTTCTTCAATATTGCTAGCTGGAACCTAACGAAGAATCTAAATCCTGCAAATATCAAAGGATCAATTATTGTTCGTGACACGACTGAAGAGTCTCCAGTTAAACAAATCATGGCACTACAAGCAGAAGCGGCAATGAATGAAGCAATCTTAGAAGGGCGTGAAGAAGAGGATATCAAAATTGATATTCCAGAGCTTCCTGAAGACTTCTACTTTTCACACTTAGTTGAAGCTTCTCCAAAATCAATCTTTATCGCTTTTGATGAAGTGTTAGAAGAAGGAGTTCTAGAGCCTTTTAACCCGACTGCAATCAACTTCCCTTTTATTAAAAAGGATATTCAAAAAACAATTTCAGGTGTAACGATTTCAAATGATCTAGATTGGGACAAAATTGATGAGTAGACGCGGCATTGTCTGCCCAAAGGCAGACTATTGGACGCGTCGACAGCTCCCCATTCTTTAGCTAATATACTTAATTCAACAAGCCGGGTTCAAGCCCGGCTTTGTTGCCTCTGGAGCAATGGGAAAGCACCTGCAAGACAAAACACAAACCGGTACGTCGATACTTTTCGACACTTCAATCACATACACAAGACAGTAACAATTGAGCTTAGTTTTAAAGCATCTAATATTAATAAAAGTTATTCTTTTTAGACTTTTGTATTAGGGACCCTACTAATATGCTTCTTGTTACATAGAAATAGCTTTCCAGATGATAAAAAAACAAAATTTAAACACATAACATTATGAAATGTCGAAAAGTATCGACGTACCTATTTTCCTATTTTTTACAGATTACTTAAATTGTAATAGTACTGAGCGACAAAAAATAAAACCGGTGCGATTGGAAAAACAAACAAAGAAACTGTAATCGAAACGAGTCGATTGGAGAAGAATTTTAATACATACTTATTTTTAGCAACTCTTGTATATTCACTTGAAATAAAACCAGGACAAAGAACAAGAAATGCGGCCAAGAAAAGTTGTCCTATAATTGGTATCATCATTGTTCCATGAGCAAGCAATATATACTCTGGCATGAATCTACCGAATATATCTCTAGTTCTTCTAACAAATGAACTGATTAGAATATAGAAAGTAAAGCATATTAAAATAGCAAACAAGACCTCTCCAGACGGTGACATAGAAAGCCCTCCTTTATCACCAGGAAAAGCAGCAATAGGCCCGAAGATTACAATTGGAGTCATCACTACTGGAAAGATAAGCCCAAATATCAGAAACTCTTTTCGCGCTCCATGTCCTCTGAATGTTAAAAAGTCTAGAATCACGTCTCCCCCAAAATTAGTTTATAAAATTATAACATACGTAAAAAATCTAACTTGAATATTTATTGAAAGCAGTCATAATCTAAATATGAAAACTGCTCACATGATCTCATTCTTTGTTGCCCTTCTCTCTGTTGTTAATCCAATTGGAGCACTCCCAATGTTTATGGGACTGACAAAGAATCTTTCAAAGACTCAAAGAAAGAGTATGGTGCGAGTTTGTTCCATTGCCGTCTTTGTTACTCTTGTGATCTCTCTATTTATTGGAAAGAAAATTCTAAGCTTCTTTGGCATATCAATAGGGGCCTTTACTGTAGGAGGAGGTATACTTATTTTCTCCATGGCAACTTCCATGATCAATGCAAAAGACGTTGAATCTAAACTTACACAAGATGAAATGGATGACGATTCAATTCGTGAAATTGGAATAGTACCTTTGGCCATTCCACTTCTTGCTGGACCAGGGGCCATATCAACGACTATCATCTACGCGCAAAAACTGACGTCTCCAATTGACTGGGCCTTAAGTATTCCGATCCTATTTCTTGCCGTTCTATGTATCTACATTGCTCTGATCAATGCGAATACAATTAGTGAAAAAGTTGGCCAACTTGGTGTCAATGTAACAACACGTGTCATGGGGCTCTTTCTCCTGGCCATGTCTGTTGAAATGATAACAAATGGATTGGCATCAATTCTACCAATTCTAAAAGCACAACTTTAAGAAAATCTTAATAACGCACAAAGGCATCAGCTCTTGACCGAAGAGACCAAATTACCTAGAATTCCCCTTCATGAATTCGTTCAAACTTATATCCATTTTCCTTTTTGCCATTAGTGTAAATGCTAATATCCACAATGAGATTGCCAATAAATGGTTAGAGCTCTCTAAAGAATTTGGTCTTGATAGTAAGGAACATGGATTTTGCTATCTCTACAATGGAGAAATATACGGAAAAACGGCCCATCTAAAAGCGAGGCTAGCATCCACTTCAAAACCTCTAACAAGTCTAATGGCCTTAAAAACACAAGGACCAAACTATGAGCATCAAACAGAAGTCATTTCCGATGGAAGAAATATACATCTTATTGGATCTGATGATGGCATGTTTAACGAAGATAAAATCTTCTATCT contains:
- the fusA gene encoding elongation factor G, with protein sequence MVNNKLMAKTRNIGISAHIDSGKTTLTERILFYCDMIHKIEDVRGGGAGATMDHMELEKEKGITITSAATTVHWKGIEGKGTTFADGIDKDTRVNIIDTPGHVDFTVEVERSLRVLDGAILVLCSVSGVQSQSITVDRQMKRYNVPRMAFLNKMDRMGANAFNGRDALKEKLNHNAVLMQCPIGAEDEFVGAVDLITRKAWYYDGDNGEKVRIEDCPADLVDKVEELRSEMVDAVAEFDDDVMEAYLEGNEPTEEQLHLCIKKGVQSLQLTPVYMGSAFKNKGVQALLEAVARYLPSPLTCALPTAVDSETEETVTITPDPEQDLLAMAFKITDEQFGQLTYTRIYRGTLNKGDTVYNTRTGKKVRIGRMVRMNSNDRENIDSAHAGDIIAIVGIDCASGDTFVGNDDNMNLSLEGIHVPIPVIELSISCKDKNEQAKMSKGLAKFLKEDPTFHVYTDEESGETRIAGMGELHLEIYVERLKREFGANVEVGAPQVNYRETIRTEAAFDYTHKKQTGGSGQFGQVVGLLKPLAEEDKDKEDQVFKFNNEIKGGSIPNEFIGACEKGFQDVMDKGPLAAFPVINCEIFLRDGKSHDVDSSDMAFRIASRQAMRQAINKAQPVLLEPVMKVEVTTPDEFQGSVIGDLSSRRGMIQGSETDPGGEVIINAEVPLSEMFGYSNDLRSMSQGKASYTMEFSRYLDCPSNIQEEVMKARKEKLANED
- a CDS encoding DUF805 domain-containing protein; translated protein: MILDFLTFRGHGARKEFLIFGLIFPVVMTPIVIFGPIAAFPGDKGGLSMSPSGEVLFAILICFTFYILISSFVRRTRDIFGRFMPEYILLAHGTMMIPIIGQLFLAAFLVLCPGFISSEYTRVAKNKYVLKFFSNRLVSITVSLFVFPIAPVLFFVAQYYYNLSNL
- a CDS encoding MarC family protein — translated: MKTAHMISFFVALLSVVNPIGALPMFMGLTKNLSKTQRKSMVRVCSIAVFVTLVISLFIGKKILSFFGISIGAFTVGGGILIFSMATSMINAKDVESKLTQDEMDDDSIREIGIVPLAIPLLAGPGAISTTIIYAQKLTSPIDWALSIPILFLAVLCIYIALINANTISEKVGQLGVNVTTRVMGLFLLAMSVEMITNGLASILPILKAQL